From Deinococcus wulumuqiensis R12, one genomic window encodes:
- a CDS encoding hybrid sensor histidine kinase/response regulator — protein MPHRELLESFIEEAAEVLSGLEHGVAGLRLLSGPSLEASPTPSTHAPNTHISTTAERLNDLSILAHRLRGSAALYGYVQLSTLASLQERLLGTRPQLSGEQHQEFLSLLEQVNVTLRQGLSRLQAGGNDHDLGLLFARSGGATTLQRLLQQRPDAFQMRASRLHHATPPGEDDPEQAAGLSGAEPAVDRQVQVFARENAEVWEYFAPEVHEHLASLREQLGRGEDADLQVMFRAAHTIKGSAYMVGLPPLGDFAHSLEDLLGAAREGAVGLSSDVRHLLAEATDTIGDLLTVGGGAPGAALPAQLASVAARLRLAHSGEPAPAPLAAPNRSATAQDMVGQASGNQASGNQPQAAATSIRVPAARLEGLMEQLGELVTARARMTRLLTRLDELQGSMTASQERFQRTVRDFEERYLNPDMVRTEGAALSSSPMGGLDFSQQFAELEFDTYNDLNILSRSITELSADFAEVRRRLSDTATELSEENEQLGKLVRRLRLDVNQTSRVAFSQATARLRRWVREQQAELTLQVEGEDVQIESGILQRISDPLLHLLTNAAHHGLSGESEDGRRAAGKPPQGTVWIRAAEQGNFLEVTVADDGQGLDYARIRERALERGLRSAQELDALSQEQLGRLVLLPGFSTAREVGHVAGRGVGLDVVATAVRQLGGELLISSERGVGTAFTLRLPTTQRIMDVLHIDLGGGHRAALPVGSIRSLRDVPVSELRRDAGGSWLDFGGESVPVVDARPLWGQTPDPADPEARLVVASSISTLIAVRVHDFGEIEEVAVTAPGGLLAPLDHLAGMAVSGSGQVLAILDPAGVLRLSRRPEAWLGQTHAPAQASAKRRLLLVDDSLSVRRLVGRMLERGGYQVVTASDGQEALDLLQQDADFGAVVTDLEMPRVNGYELLAAVRARPETAGLPLLVMTTRAGEKHQRLAFQLGADDYFTKPVNEALLLRRLSTLRRSQPEVSA, from the coding sequence ATGCCCCACAGGGAACTGCTTGAGAGCTTCATAGAGGAGGCCGCCGAGGTCCTGAGCGGCCTGGAACACGGGGTCGCCGGACTGCGGCTGCTGAGCGGGCCGTCCCTGGAGGCTTCCCCCACACCGAGCACCCACGCACCGAACACCCACATATCCACAACAGCCGAGCGCCTGAACGACCTGAGCATCCTGGCCCACCGTCTGCGCGGCAGCGCCGCCCTGTACGGCTACGTGCAGCTTTCCACCCTGGCTTCGTTGCAGGAGCGGCTGCTCGGCACCCGCCCGCAGCTCAGCGGCGAGCAGCACCAGGAGTTCCTGAGCCTGCTCGAACAGGTCAACGTGACGCTGCGCCAGGGCCTGAGCCGCCTGCAGGCCGGGGGCAACGACCACGACCTGGGCCTGCTCTTTGCCCGCTCGGGTGGGGCCACCACGCTGCAACGCCTCCTGCAGCAGCGTCCCGACGCCTTTCAGATGCGGGCCTCGCGCCTGCACCACGCCACGCCGCCGGGCGAGGACGACCCCGAACAGGCCGCAGGGCTTTCCGGGGCCGAACCCGCGGTGGACCGGCAGGTTCAGGTGTTCGCGCGCGAGAACGCCGAGGTCTGGGAGTACTTCGCGCCCGAAGTGCACGAGCACCTCGCCAGCCTGCGCGAGCAGCTCGGGCGCGGTGAAGATGCCGACCTGCAGGTGATGTTCCGCGCCGCCCACACCATCAAGGGCAGCGCGTACATGGTGGGCCTGCCGCCACTGGGCGACTTTGCCCACAGCCTCGAAGACCTGCTCGGCGCCGCCCGCGAGGGAGCGGTGGGCCTGAGCAGCGACGTGCGCCACCTGCTCGCCGAGGCCACCGACACCATCGGCGACCTGCTGACCGTGGGCGGCGGCGCACCGGGCGCGGCCCTGCCCGCACAGCTTGCCAGCGTTGCGGCGCGGCTGCGCTTGGCCCACAGCGGCGAGCCGGCGCCCGCACCGCTTGCTGCCCCGAACCGGAGCGCGACGGCTCAGGACATGGTGGGCCAGGCGTCAGGAAATCAGGCGTCAGGAAACCAGCCCCAGGCCGCCGCGACCAGCATCCGTGTGCCCGCCGCACGCCTCGAAGGGCTGATGGAGCAGCTCGGCGAACTCGTGACCGCCCGCGCCCGCATGACGCGGCTTCTGACCCGCCTCGACGAGTTGCAGGGCAGCATGACCGCCAGCCAGGAGCGGTTTCAGCGCACCGTGCGCGACTTCGAGGAGCGTTACCTCAACCCCGACATGGTGCGCACCGAGGGTGCTGCTCTCAGCAGTTCTCCGATGGGGGGCCTGGACTTCTCGCAGCAGTTCGCCGAACTGGAATTCGACACCTACAACGACCTGAACATCCTCTCGCGCTCCATCACCGAGCTGTCGGCCGACTTCGCCGAGGTTCGCCGCCGCCTGAGCGACACTGCGACCGAGCTGTCCGAGGAAAACGAGCAGCTCGGCAAACTGGTGCGCCGCCTGCGCCTCGACGTGAACCAGACCAGCCGCGTGGCCTTTTCGCAGGCCACCGCCCGACTGCGGCGCTGGGTGCGGGAGCAGCAGGCCGAGCTGACCCTGCAGGTGGAGGGCGAAGACGTGCAGATCGAGAGCGGCATTCTGCAGCGCATCAGCGACCCGCTGCTGCACCTGTTGACCAACGCCGCCCACCACGGTCTGTCGGGCGAAAGTGAAGATGGCCGCCGCGCCGCCGGGAAGCCCCCGCAAGGCACCGTCTGGATTCGCGCCGCCGAACAGGGCAACTTTCTGGAAGTCACGGTGGCCGACGACGGACAGGGCCTGGACTACGCCCGGATTCGTGAGCGGGCGCTGGAGCGCGGGCTGCGCTCGGCACAGGAACTCGACGCCCTGAGTCAGGAGCAACTGGGCCGCCTGGTGCTGCTGCCCGGCTTTTCCACCGCCCGCGAGGTCGGCCACGTGGCCGGGCGCGGGGTGGGGCTGGACGTGGTCGCCACGGCGGTCCGTCAGCTCGGCGGCGAACTGCTCATCAGCTCGGAGCGCGGCGTGGGCACGGCCTTTACCCTGCGCCTGCCCACCACGCAGCGCATCATGGACGTGCTGCACATCGACCTGGGGGGAGGCCACCGCGCCGCGCTGCCGGTGGGCAGCATCCGCTCTCTGCGCGACGTGCCGGTCAGTGAACTGCGCCGCGACGCCGGTGGGTCATGGCTCGATTTCGGCGGCGAGTCGGTGCCGGTGGTGGACGCCCGGCCCCTGTGGGGGCAAACGCCGGACCCCGCCGACCCCGAAGCGCGGCTGGTGGTGGCATCGAGCATTTCCACCCTGATCGCGGTGCGGGTCCACGACTTCGGCGAGATCGAGGAAGTCGCCGTGACCGCGCCCGGCGGCCTGCTGGCGCCGCTCGACCACCTCGCGGGCATGGCGGTGTCGGGCAGTGGGCAGGTGCTGGCGATTCTCGACCCCGCCGGCGTGCTGCGCCTGAGCCGCCGCCCCGAAGCCTGGCTGGGCCAGACCCACGCCCCGGCCCAGGCGAGTGCCAAGCGGCGCCTGCTGCTGGTCGACGACTCGCTGAGTGTGCGCCGACTGGTGGGGCGGATGCTCGAACGCGGCGGCTACCAGGTGGTCACGGCGAGCGACGGCCAGGAAGCGCTCGACCTGCTGCAACAGGACGCCGACTTCGGCGCGGTGGTCACCGACCTGGAAATGCCCCGCGTCAACGGCTACGAACTGCTCGCCGCGGTCCGCGCCCGCCCGGAAACCGCCGGCCTGCCCCTGCTGGTCATGACCACCCGCGCCGGGGAAAAGCACCAGCGGCTGGCGTTTCAGCTCGGTGCCGACGACTACTTCACCAAGCCGGTCAACGAGGCGCTGCTGCTGCGCCGCCTGAGTACCCTGCGACGTTCCCAGCCAGAGGTGAGCGCGTGA
- a CDS encoding response regulator — translation MTATPRPELVSALPILTILNDPGRAAMYRHLAAEAGVPTVEAEGALHALTQLERTPVAAIICDAEMEDMSGEDFREVVSAEEHSRGVPVYVLSPVPGSGTPARSAAALPTGPQLLSEVLTELGLPPGRLPVPLRAGAQPHLHGDLSQFSLPEFLNWVAEMRFSGHWLVTVSSRQGASHPLTGHLVMREGDLVYAECGGHTGKAAVFALLSAIEEYHDAIFHFYRTDAPGDVRSADLHSTTSRLLIELAVELDHQAAGHSPH, via the coding sequence GTGACCGCCACTCCACGTCCCGAACTGGTGTCGGCGCTGCCGATTCTGACCATCCTGAACGACCCGGGCCGGGCGGCGATGTACCGTCACCTCGCCGCCGAAGCGGGGGTGCCCACTGTCGAGGCCGAGGGCGCCCTGCACGCCCTGACGCAGCTCGAGCGCACGCCGGTGGCCGCCATCATCTGTGACGCCGAGATGGAAGACATGAGTGGTGAGGACTTCCGCGAAGTGGTGAGCGCCGAGGAACACTCGCGCGGCGTGCCGGTGTACGTGCTCTCGCCGGTGCCCGGGTCCGGCACCCCGGCCCGGAGTGCGGCGGCCTTGCCCACCGGGCCGCAACTGCTCAGCGAGGTGCTGACCGAACTGGGCCTGCCCCCTGGCCGACTGCCGGTGCCGCTGCGGGCGGGGGCGCAGCCACACCTGCACGGCGACCTGTCGCAGTTCAGCCTCCCCGAATTCCTGAACTGGGTGGCCGAGATGCGCTTTTCCGGGCACTGGCTGGTCACGGTCAGCAGTCGTCAGGGCGCGTCCCACCCGCTGACCGGGCACCTGGTGATGCGTGAGGGCGACCTCGTCTACGCCGAGTGCGGCGGGCACACCGGCAAGGCGGCGGTCTTTGCCCTGCTGAGCGCCATCGAGGAATACCACGACGCGATTTTTCACTTCTACCGCACCGACGCGCCCGGCGACGTGCGCTCGGCGGACCTGCACAGCACCACGTCCCGGCTGCTGATCGAACTCGCGGTGGAACTCGATCATCAGGCCGCCGGACACAGCCCTCACTGA
- a CDS encoding response regulator yields MPDILIVDDSISVRKALEITLRNHSISSASAVSAEHALEQLAQDPGAYDLLMIDVIMPDKSGVELCEQLRADPRYAALPVILMTGNVDDEVKAQAQQVGAEGLLKKPFRSEELIPLVQATLTGARAGRQRAAPPEEEGKLGKEALTALSDLLQTYEDHPRVRDVVMLDRQGQPLRQTGNVLPENIQMFARFFTNTAGVLGQQMLGEDIQDVTIRYGGHEMVIHNLPEHFVVVLMGEARPGLQA; encoded by the coding sequence ATGCCTGATATCCTTATCGTCGACGACAGCATCAGCGTGCGCAAAGCGCTGGAAATCACCCTTCGCAACCACAGTATTTCCAGCGCCAGCGCCGTGAGCGCCGAACACGCCCTGGAACAGCTCGCGCAGGACCCCGGCGCCTACGACCTGCTGATGATCGACGTGATCATGCCGGACAAAAGCGGCGTGGAACTGTGCGAGCAGCTCAGGGCCGACCCGCGTTACGCCGCGCTGCCGGTGATTCTGATGACCGGCAACGTGGACGACGAGGTCAAGGCGCAGGCCCAGCAGGTCGGCGCCGAGGGCCTGCTCAAAAAGCCCTTCCGCTCCGAGGAACTGATTCCGCTGGTGCAGGCCACGCTGACAGGCGCCCGGGCAGGCCGACAGCGCGCGGCGCCCCCCGAAGAAGAAGGCAAACTGGGCAAAGAAGCCCTCACCGCACTTTCGGACCTGCTCCAGACCTACGAGGACCACCCCCGCGTGCGCGACGTGGTGATGCTCGACCGCCAGGGCCAGCCGCTGCGTCAGACCGGCAACGTGCTGCCCGAGAACATTCAGATGTTCGCCCGTTTTTTCACCAACACGGCGGGCGTGCTCGGTCAGCAGATGCTCGGTGAGGACATTCAGGACGTGACCATCCGCTACGGCGGGCACGAGATGGTGATTCACAACCTGCCCGAACATTTCGTGGTGGTCCTGATGGGTGAGGCGAGGCCCGGGCTTCAGGCGTGA
- a CDS encoding phosphatidate phosphatase App1 family protein: MIRRVACTPTLTALALLSAPASAAQLTVLEHPQPGRVEVRVAEDDPWTARPAHPQDSAAVNVLRTLSSLLPNPLAGVPVRCTPDRGEAVGTWTDDRGRATCTVPPGAGAVRVEVPGATAQTAPDWHLDTARHLTVTDLDDTVIVTGVRQGGAARVLRQNALTRPVFPGAPELLRAQAARGPVVYLSNSPEGLAAPLRELLGKHGLPAGPLLLRDFPGVPGPRHKRQALDALARQTGAAFTLIGDSGEHDPELYAAFVQAWPGRVERVLIRDVVGGERRAEVERLSGLLGKQGVAWGWLPGEGR, translated from the coding sequence GTGATCCGCCGAGTCGCCTGTACGCCGACCCTCACCGCCCTCGCGCTGCTCTCTGCGCCTGCCAGTGCCGCGCAGCTCACGGTGCTGGAGCACCCGCAGCCGGGCCGGGTGGAGGTGCGCGTGGCGGAAGACGACCCCTGGACCGCGCGTCCGGCCCACCCCCAGGACAGCGCGGCAGTGAACGTGCTGCGCACCCTCTCGTCCCTGCTGCCCAACCCGCTGGCCGGGGTGCCGGTGCGCTGCACGCCGGACAGGGGAGAGGCGGTCGGCACCTGGACCGACGACCGGGGCCGCGCCACCTGCACCGTGCCGCCGGGGGCCGGGGCGGTGCGGGTGGAGGTGCCGGGGGCCACCGCGCAGACGGCGCCCGACTGGCATCTGGACACGGCCCGGCACCTGACCGTGACCGACCTCGACGACACGGTCATCGTGACCGGCGTCCGGCAGGGCGGCGCGGCGCGGGTCCTGCGGCAAAACGCGTTGACCCGCCCGGTGTTTCCCGGCGCCCCCGAGTTGCTCCGGGCGCAGGCGGCGCGGGGGCCGGTGGTGTACCTCAGCAACAGTCCAGAGGGGCTGGCCGCGCCCCTGCGTGAGCTGCTCGGCAAGCACGGGCTTCCCGCCGGGCCGCTGCTGCTGCGCGACTTTCCCGGCGTGCCCGGCCCCCGGCACAAGCGGCAGGCGCTCGATGCCCTCGCCCGGCAGACCGGCGCGGCCTTCACCCTCATCGGGGACAGCGGCGAGCACGACCCGGAACTCTATGCGGCGTTCGTTCAGGCGTGGCCGGGCCGGGTCGAGCGGGTGCTCATCCGCGACGTGGTGGGCGGCGAGCGCCGCGCCGAGGTCGAGCGGCTTTCGGGCCTGCTCGGGAAGCAGGGCGTGGCGTGGGGCTGGTTGCCGGGCGAGGGACGCTGA
- the thrC gene encoding threonine synthase, which produces MKYVSTRSQTDLGTFCDVLLSGLAPDGGLAMPTSIPVFSSAQLAALRGLSYPDLAYAVMRPFISDIPEADLRALLHATYRAEVFGSEDITPLTPLKESGLYLLELSNGPSLAFKDMAMQFLGHAFEYVLEKRDQHVNILGATSGDTGSAAEYAMLGKARVNVFMLSPHGRMSAFQQAQMYSLNEPNIFNIAVEGVFDDCQDLVKEVNADAGFKARYHIGAVNSINWGRVLAQAVYYFRAYFALGLPDGSEADFCVPSGNFGNVFAGYLAKQMGLPVGQLVVASNENDVLHEFFTTGTYHVRPAARVAVTSSPSMDIGKASNFERYLYLVAGSDAVQTAGWWEEVGAGRPVDLQGTPHWAAIEDSGFRAGRSTHADRLATIRRVDEQFGRLIDPHTADGVLVGQGFQRPGVPMVCLETALPVKFEETVREAVGRAPERPGRFAGIETRERFCDVLPNDVAALKAYLADKLD; this is translated from the coding sequence ATGAAGTACGTCTCCACCCGCAGCCAGACCGACCTCGGCACCTTCTGTGACGTGCTGCTTTCCGGCCTCGCGCCCGACGGGGGGCTGGCGATGCCCACTTCCATCCCGGTCTTCAGCTCGGCGCAGCTCGCGGCCCTGCGCGGCCTGAGTTATCCCGACCTCGCCTACGCGGTGATGCGGCCCTTCATTTCCGATATTCCCGAAGCCGACCTGCGGGCGCTGCTGCACGCGACCTACCGCGCCGAGGTGTTCGGCAGCGAGGACATCACGCCGCTCACGCCCCTGAAAGAGTCGGGCCTCTACCTGCTCGAACTCTCCAACGGCCCCAGCCTCGCGTTCAAGGACATGGCGATGCAGTTTCTGGGGCACGCCTTCGAGTACGTGCTGGAAAAGCGTGACCAGCACGTCAACATCCTGGGGGCGACTTCGGGGGACACCGGCAGCGCCGCCGAGTACGCCATGCTCGGCAAGGCGCGGGTCAACGTGTTCATGCTTTCCCCGCACGGGCGCATGAGTGCCTTTCAGCAGGCGCAGATGTACAGCCTGAACGAGCCGAACATCTTCAATATCGCCGTCGAGGGCGTATTCGACGACTGCCAGGACCTCGTCAAGGAGGTCAACGCCGACGCCGGGTTCAAGGCGCGGTACCACATCGGCGCCGTCAACTCCATCAACTGGGGGCGGGTGCTCGCGCAGGCGGTGTACTACTTCCGGGCCTATTTCGCGCTGGGACTGCCGGACGGGAGCGAGGCCGATTTCTGCGTGCCCAGCGGCAACTTCGGCAACGTGTTCGCCGGATACCTCGCCAAACAGATGGGCCTGCCGGTCGGCCAGCTGGTCGTCGCCAGCAACGAAAACGACGTGCTGCACGAATTTTTCACCACCGGCACTTACCACGTGCGCCCAGCGGCGCGGGTGGCGGTCACGTCCAGCCCCAGCATGGACATCGGCAAGGCGAGCAACTTTGAGCGTTACCTGTATCTGGTCGCCGGTTCGGACGCGGTGCAGACGGCAGGCTGGTGGGAGGAGGTCGGCGCCGGGCGCCCGGTGGACCTGCAAGGCACCCCGCACTGGGCGGCAATCGAGGACAGCGGCTTTCGCGCGGGCCGCAGCACGCACGCCGACCGCCTGGCAACCATCCGGCGCGTGGACGAGCAGTTTGGCCGCCTGATCGACCCCCACACCGCCGACGGCGTGCTGGTCGGTCAGGGGTTCCAGCGCCCCGGCGTGCCGATGGTGTGTCTGGAAACCGCGCTGCCGGTCAAATTCGAGGAAACGGTGCGCGAGGCGGTGGGCCGCGCGCCCGAGCGTCCGGGGCGCTTTGCCGGAATCGAAACTCGTGAACGCTTCTGCGACGTGCTTCCCAACGACGTGGCGGCGCTCAAGGCGTACCTCGCCGACAAGCTCGACTGA